GCGCAGCCCGGCGGGGACACGGCGAGTTTGGCGCAGCGGCGGCGCCACAATGAGCTGATCATGGCGGCGCTGCGCGAGGCGGCCGAGACCGACGAGAACGTGGCGCAGCGGCGGGTGCCGTGGCGGAAGTGACGTCAGCACCGGCAGCTCACCGGGAGACCCTCAGCCGCCGCTTCCCGCTGTCCCGCCCTTCCCCCCGGAACCATCAGCGCCGGCCGCGGGTGCGCACGGAACAATTTTTGCGCGTGTTCGCCCGGACTTTTATAAACCGCGAACACTTCCGCCGTCTGTTCCGGCGCCGCCATGTCCCCGCGGGCCGCGGAGCCCGCACCGGACGCGGTTCCGGTGCCCGCGCCCGGTTCGGCCTCGCCGCGGCCGCTGTTCGgcggctgctggagctgccgCTTGCTGAGCGGCGCGGGGCTGCTGATGGCCGCCATTTGGGTGTTCCAGGGGCCGCGCAGCACCATGAGGAAGGGGATCCCCCCCTCCATGGGCGCCCTCGCCCAGATCACCTTCGCCGCCGGTGAGGGGCGCGGGGAACCGGGAGGGGGCGGGGAGAGGCCCGGTTTGGGCCGGAAACGTGAGGGGAGGGTTCCCATGGCAACCCTGTGGGGAGAGCGTGAGGGCGGCGTGGTTTGGGCGGGAAACGTGAGGGGAGGGTTTCCATGGCAGCCGTGTGGGGAGAGCGTTTGGGCGGGAAACGTGAGGGGAGAGGTTTCCATGGCAACCCTGTGGGGAGAGCGTGAGGGCGGCGAGGTTTGGGCGGGAAACGTGAGGGGAGGGTTTCCATGGCAACCGCGTGGGGAGAGCGTGAGGGAAGCCCCGTTTGGGCGGGAAACGTGAGGGGAGGGTTTCCATGGCAACCCTGTGGGGAAAGCGTTTTGGcgggaaatgtgaggggaagGTTTGGGCGGGAAACGTGAGGGGAGGGTTTCCATGGCaaccatttccctgggaaatgGCGGAATTCCGCTGGAATTCTCGCGGAATTTGGGGAATTGGGGAGGAGGCTCCGGGCTGGGGGAGCTCCCCAGGTGACCCCCGGTGTTCCCGCAGGTTTGGGGGCCTGGGGCATCGTCATCCTCGCCGATCCCGTGGGAACGTGGCACCGCAAGCAGCCCTGAGCGGGGCCCAATAAAAGCGCTGGGacccctccttttccccccaaaatctgtttttggggagggggaggcgGGACAGGACGAAGCTTGggtttatttggggttttttttgggtttatttggggttttttggggggtccCCCCCTCAGCTCCCTTCTTTTTTGGCCACGATGATGACGGCGGAGGGAACCAGGCctgggagggaagggcaggCGTTAGGACCCCCAAAAAATCTCTCAAAACCCTAAAATTCCCCCAAAAACTTCCCCTTGTGAAGCCTCAAATCTTAATTTCCCTGCAAAGATCTCTCCTCAACCCCCAAAACTTCCTCGGGGATGCCCCAAACCCATCCAGGACCCCCAAATCCCCTCAGGGATCCCCCAAATCCACTCAGGACCCCCAattcccccaaatccccctcAGGGATCCCCCAGACCCATCCAGAAACCTCTGGAACCCCCAAAttccaccccaaaaaaccctcaggGATCCTCCAAACCCAACCAGGaacccccagcacccccaaaacCCACCCAGGGATCCCCNNNNNNNNNNNNNNNNNNNNNNNNNNNNNNNNNNNNNNNNNNNNNNNNNNNNNNNNNNNNNNNNNNNNNNNNNNNNNNNNNNNNNNNNNNNNNNNNNNNNNNNNNNNNNNNNNNNNNNNNNNNNNNNNNNNNNNNNNNNNNNNNNNNNNNNNNNNNNNNNNNNNNNNNNNNNNNNNNNNNNNNNNNNNNNNNNNNNNNNNNNNNNNNNNNNNNNNNNNNNNNNNNNNNNNNNNNNNNNNNNNNNNNNN
This window of the Parus major isolate Abel unplaced genomic scaffold, Parus_major1.1 Scaffold659, whole genome shotgun sequence genome carries:
- the LOC107199402 gene encoding ubiquinol-cytochrome-c reductase complex assembly factor 3-like: MALDRRWPLALARGAVPVALGLLLWVAMAGGEQERQQTLKAQPGGDTASLAQRRRHNELIMAALREAAETDENVAQRRVPWRK
- the DMAC1 gene encoding distal membrane-arm assembly complex protein 1 → MSPRAAEPAPDAVPVPAPGSASPRPLFGGCWSCRLLSGAGLLMAAIWVFQGPRSTMRKGIPPSMGALAQITFAAGLGAWGIVILADPVGTWHRKQP